In Microplitis demolitor isolate Queensland-Clemson2020A chromosome 9, iyMicDemo2.1a, whole genome shotgun sequence, one genomic interval encodes:
- the LOC103577310 gene encoding ER degradation-enhancing alpha-mannosidase-like protein 2 isoform X2, with protein MFFHRVILLLIFLSMIEGKKKYDKKDLVTLKEEVRSMFDYAYSSYLNYAYPYDELRSLSCDGFDTWGSFSLTLIDALDTLAVIGNFSEFRRITEIISTRNDFEANINVSVFETNIRVVGGLLSAHLLIKKAGMTLPPGWPCNGPLLRLAEDMAKRLIVAFDTPTGMPYGTVNLKYGVPSGETTITCTAGIGTFLLEFTTLSRLTGDPLYEEVAMNAVKALHYYRSKIGLVGNHIDILTGQWTARDSGIGAGVDSYFEYLAKGTLLLQNPFLSEIFHDYKAAIEKYIRREDWHLWVSMTEGHVTLPVFQSLDAYWPGVLSLFGETNDAMKSLHNYHQVWKQFGFTPEFYNIAQAEAGTNRESYPLRPELIESVMYLYRATKDPYLIQVGADILKSLQHSAKTNCGYATINDVRDHRKSDRMESFFLAETTKYLYLLFDPDNFIHSNGNSGEIIKTQWTECVVGGGGYIFNTEAHPIDPGALACCRPVQSFFSKQSSFEKLSDHRAKIKEYKKKNILPATELNFEHTQKESNIVIQKDPFKNKIEKIENKSFSVLTKPIVTNVDKTFNLNENVENTKTGMHITQGVNSKATIDEDLKENEFIAQSLLERIRSTNMYTINSTINENYQFLSCQSQPFLQRISIIGEFF; from the coding sequence atgttttttcatcgagttattttattattaatatttctatcaATGATagaaggcaaaaaaaaatatgacaaaaagGATTTAGTAACATTGAAAGAAGAGGTTCGTTCTATGTTTGATTATGCTTATTCAAGTTATTTGAACTATGCGTATCCTTATGATGAGCTAAGATCTCTCAGCTGTGATGGTTTTGACACATGGGGAAGTTTTTCGCTCACTTTAATCGATGCACTGGACACTTTGGCTGTTATTGGAAACTTTAGTGAGTTCCGCCGTATTACTGAGATAATAAGCACAAGAAACGATTTTGAAGCGAATATAAATGTTTCTGTGTTTGAAACAAATATTAGAGTAGTAGGTGGGCTTCTAAGTGcccatttattaataaaaaaagccgGAATGACTTTACCACCAGGGTGGCCGTGTAACGGACCATTATTACGACTTGCTGAAGACATGGCTAAAAGACTTATTGTAGCATTCGACACACCTACAGGAATGCCTTATGGTACAGTTAATTTGAAATATGGTGTCCCAAGTGGAGAAACTACTATAACATGTACTGCTGGCATTGGAACGTTTTTACTTGAATTCACTACGTTATCAAGATTGACCGGTGATCCGTTATATGAAGAAGTAGCTATGAATGCTGTTAAAGCATTACATTATTACAGGTCAAAGATAGGACTCGTAGGTAATCACATAGATATTTTAACTGGCCAATGGACAGCTCGAGATTCCGGAATAGGTGCAGGAGTTGAttcttattttgaatatttagcAAAAGGAACGCTTTTGCTCCAAAACccttttttatctgaaatattTCATGATTATAAAGCAGCGATTGAGAAATACATCCGTCGAGAAGATTGGCATTTATGGGTATCCATGACTGAAGGTCATGTCACTCTTCCTGTTTTTCAGTCACTAGATGCTTATTGGCCTGGAGTGTTGAGTCTTTTTGGAGAGACAAATGATGCCATGAAATCATTACATAACTACCATCAAGTATGGAAGCAGTTTGGTTTTACAccagaattttataatattgctCAAGCTGAAGCTGGAACTAACAGAGAAAGCTATCCTTTACGACCTGAACTCATTGAATCTGTCATGTATCTATACAGAGCTACTAAAGATCCATACCTCATTCAAGTCGGCGCGGATATATTAAAAAGCTTACAACACAGTGCTAAAACTAATTGTGGATATGCAACTATTAATGATGTACGGGATCATAGGAAATCGGATAGAAtggaatctttttttcttgctGAAACTACTAAGTATTTATATCTTCTATTTGATCCGGATAACTTTATTCATAGTAACGGAAATAGTGGAGAAATCATTAAAACACAATGGACTGAATGTGTAGTTGGTGGTGGAGGTTATATCTTTAATACTGAAGCTCATCCCATTGACCCTGGCGCTCTTGCATGTTGCAGACCagttcaaagttttttttcaaaacaatcaagttttgaaaaattaagtgATCATCGtgcaaaaattaaagaatacaaaaaaaaaaatattttgccaGCTACAGAATTGAACTTTGAACATACTCAAAAGGAAAGTAATATTGTCATACAAAAAGatccatttaaaaataagatcgaaaaaatagaaaataaaagtttttctgTTCTCACAAAACCTATCGTTACTAATGTcgataaaacttttaatttaaatgagaatgtagaaaatacaaaaactggCATGCACATTACTCAAGGAGTAAATTCCAAGGCAACCATTGATGaagatttaaaagaaaatgaattcATTGCTCAGTCACTACTTGAAAGAATTCGAAGTACGAATATGTATACtattaattcaacaattaatgaaaattatcaatttttatcatgCCAATCTCAACCATTTTTACAACGTATTTCTATTAttggagaatttttttaa
- the LOC103577310 gene encoding ER degradation-enhancing alpha-mannosidase-like protein 2 isoform X1 translates to MVSFNLHEMFFHRVILLLIFLSMIEGKKKYDKKDLVTLKEEVRSMFDYAYSSYLNYAYPYDELRSLSCDGFDTWGSFSLTLIDALDTLAVIGNFSEFRRITEIISTRNDFEANINVSVFETNIRVVGGLLSAHLLIKKAGMTLPPGWPCNGPLLRLAEDMAKRLIVAFDTPTGMPYGTVNLKYGVPSGETTITCTAGIGTFLLEFTTLSRLTGDPLYEEVAMNAVKALHYYRSKIGLVGNHIDILTGQWTARDSGIGAGVDSYFEYLAKGTLLLQNPFLSEIFHDYKAAIEKYIRREDWHLWVSMTEGHVTLPVFQSLDAYWPGVLSLFGETNDAMKSLHNYHQVWKQFGFTPEFYNIAQAEAGTNRESYPLRPELIESVMYLYRATKDPYLIQVGADILKSLQHSAKTNCGYATINDVRDHRKSDRMESFFLAETTKYLYLLFDPDNFIHSNGNSGEIIKTQWTECVVGGGGYIFNTEAHPIDPGALACCRPVQSFFSKQSSFEKLSDHRAKIKEYKKKNILPATELNFEHTQKESNIVIQKDPFKNKIEKIENKSFSVLTKPIVTNVDKTFNLNENVENTKTGMHITQGVNSKATIDEDLKENEFIAQSLLERIRSTNMYTINSTINENYQFLSCQSQPFLQRISIIGEFF, encoded by the exons ATGGTTTCCTTTAACTTGCAC gaaatgttttttcatcgagttattttattattaatatttctatcaATGATagaaggcaaaaaaaaatatgacaaaaagGATTTAGTAACATTGAAAGAAGAGGTTCGTTCTATGTTTGATTATGCTTATTCAAGTTATTTGAACTATGCGTATCCTTATGATGAGCTAAGATCTCTCAGCTGTGATGGTTTTGACACATGGGGAAGTTTTTCGCTCACTTTAATCGATGCACTGGACACTTTGGCTGTTATTGGAAACTTTAGTGAGTTCCGCCGTATTACTGAGATAATAAGCACAAGAAACGATTTTGAAGCGAATATAAATGTTTCTGTGTTTGAAACAAATATTAGAGTAGTAGGTGGGCTTCTAAGTGcccatttattaataaaaaaagccgGAATGACTTTACCACCAGGGTGGCCGTGTAACGGACCATTATTACGACTTGCTGAAGACATGGCTAAAAGACTTATTGTAGCATTCGACACACCTACAGGAATGCCTTATGGTACAGTTAATTTGAAATATGGTGTCCCAAGTGGAGAAACTACTATAACATGTACTGCTGGCATTGGAACGTTTTTACTTGAATTCACTACGTTATCAAGATTGACCGGTGATCCGTTATATGAAGAAGTAGCTATGAATGCTGTTAAAGCATTACATTATTACAGGTCAAAGATAGGACTCGTAGGTAATCACATAGATATTTTAACTGGCCAATGGACAGCTCGAGATTCCGGAATAGGTGCAGGAGTTGAttcttattttgaatatttagcAAAAGGAACGCTTTTGCTCCAAAACccttttttatctgaaatattTCATGATTATAAAGCAGCGATTGAGAAATACATCCGTCGAGAAGATTGGCATTTATGGGTATCCATGACTGAAGGTCATGTCACTCTTCCTGTTTTTCAGTCACTAGATGCTTATTGGCCTGGAGTGTTGAGTCTTTTTGGAGAGACAAATGATGCCATGAAATCATTACATAACTACCATCAAGTATGGAAGCAGTTTGGTTTTACAccagaattttataatattgctCAAGCTGAAGCTGGAACTAACAGAGAAAGCTATCCTTTACGACCTGAACTCATTGAATCTGTCATGTATCTATACAGAGCTACTAAAGATCCATACCTCATTCAAGTCGGCGCGGATATATTAAAAAGCTTACAACACAGTGCTAAAACTAATTGTGGATATGCAACTATTAATGATGTACGGGATCATAGGAAATCGGATAGAAtggaatctttttttcttgctGAAACTACTAAGTATTTATATCTTCTATTTGATCCGGATAACTTTATTCATAGTAACGGAAATAGTGGAGAAATCATTAAAACACAATGGACTGAATGTGTAGTTGGTGGTGGAGGTTATATCTTTAATACTGAAGCTCATCCCATTGACCCTGGCGCTCTTGCATGTTGCAGACCagttcaaagttttttttcaaaacaatcaagttttgaaaaattaagtgATCATCGtgcaaaaattaaagaatacaaaaaaaaaaatattttgccaGCTACAGAATTGAACTTTGAACATACTCAAAAGGAAAGTAATATTGTCATACAAAAAGatccatttaaaaataagatcgaaaaaatagaaaataaaagtttttctgTTCTCACAAAACCTATCGTTACTAATGTcgataaaacttttaatttaaatgagaatgtagaaaatacaaaaactggCATGCACATTACTCAAGGAGTAAATTCCAAGGCAACCATTGATGaagatttaaaagaaaatgaattcATTGCTCAGTCACTACTTGAAAGAATTCGAAGTACGAATATGTATACtattaattcaacaattaatgaaaattatcaatttttatcatgCCAATCTCAACCATTTTTACAACGTATTTCTATTAttggagaatttttttaa